The Alosa alosa isolate M-15738 ecotype Scorff River chromosome 3, AALO_Geno_1.1, whole genome shotgun sequence nucleotide sequence CCTGATCACTAGAACAGTAGACCTGGAGTAGAATGGTTCTATCCTGATCAATAGAACTGTAGTAGAATGGTTCTATCCTGGTCACTAGAACAGTAGAACTGTACTAAAATGGTTCTATCCTGATCACTAGAACAGTACAACTGGAGTAGAATGGTTCTATCCTGATCAATAGAACTGTAGTAGAATGGTTCTATCCTGGTCACTAGAACAGTAGAACTGTACTAAAATGGTTCTATCCTGGTCACTAGAACAGGAGAACTGGAATAGAATGGTTCTATCCTGATCACTAGTACGGCATCTGGCATCTGTacgtgcctctctctctctctttctctctatctctctctctctttctagatATCctaacagtggtgtgtgtgtgtgtgtgtgtgtgtgtgtgtgtgtgttccacagcTACCTCCAATGGAACGATGGAGGGCATCAACAACCAGGAGGGCGGAGTCTGTAAAACCAAGTTCATGAAGATCATCATGAAAGTGGGACAGAGTAAGtcttatcagtgtgtgtgtgtgtgtgtgtgtgtgtgtgctgtgtgtgtgtgtgtttgtgtgacctgtgggtgtgctgtgtgtgtgtgtgtgtatgtgtgtgtgtgtgtgtgtgtgtggttcttctCAAACAAAGGTGTTGCCGTCTCTGCTTATCATGGTCACAATTACTTTGCCATAAGTCACTATAATGGAGCACATTTATTAATGTAGCGTCCCCACCCATacacacctgtgcacacacacacacacacacacacacacacacacacacacacacacacacaaacacacacaaaaatagacacacacaaaaatagacacacacacacacacacacacacacacacacacacaaaatacaccaaGCCTCTTGTCCAGCAGCATCCTGAGTACACCTTTGTTCCCCTGACTAATGTTctctgtggcgtgtgtgtgtgtgtgtgtgtgtgtgttcaggtccaTTAGATCCCCCAGATACAGCCCCACCCAAAGAGCCCACGTACCCCAAACCTCCAGAGTCAGGGGGCAAGGACACCAAATCCAACGAGGTCATCGACAAACCAGGTAaggccagtacacacacacacacacacacacacacacacacacacacacatatgaacacacagaaaaacatggTTGATAAaatgtgtgaggagagagggatgacaggagagaggagaggaggagagaggagaggagaggagacaagctCTGAATTTGACAGTGTTGGCACTCTTCCTGCAAACATCAGCAACTTCCCCACACTGTCTCCCAGCATATGGGCTaaacgactgtgtgtgtgtgtgtatgtgtgtgcgtgcgtgcgtgcgtgtgtgtgtgtgtgtgtgtgtgtgtgtgtgtgtgcatgcatgagtgtgtgtgtgtgtgtgtgtgtgtgtgtatgaagtgcTTTGGGCAGTGTAATCCTCTTGTACGACAGGCCAACAGTATGAGGCAGTGTTAGACTTCCTTGTGTCTGGCTTGCTCTCAGAGCACCAGGGCTGCAGGCCCCCTCGCTCCTCTCCCTGCCCAGGAAGGGGACTCCTCTCTGGGGCAGGCTCGGCTCAGACTCCCCTTGCCAGGCAGCCAGAGATGGGAAGTGTTGTCCCTTTTGGTTTGGCCTGCACTTAattaaacctgtgtgtgtgtgtgtgtgtgtgtgtgtgtgtgtgtgtgtgtgtgtgtgtgagaaaggagTTAAATTGAACTGCTGAACTTTTcctgcatatctgtgtgtgtgtgtgtgtgcgcgcgcctgtgtgtgtgtgtgcgcacctgtgtgtgtgtgtgtgtgtgtgtgtgtgtgtgtgtgtgcagtgtgtgtgtgtgtgtgtgtgtgtgtgtgcacctgtgtgtgtgtgtgtgtgtgtgtgtgtgtgtgtgtgtgtgtgtgtgcgtgctgcaAACTCAGGGTTGGGACTGCATACCTATTTGTGGCGCGACACAAAAGAAGATGGAAGGAATCAATAACAGAAGAACAAAGAGCTCCactcctaatacacacacacacaatacacacacacacacacacacacactcctaatacacacacacacacacacacacactaatacacacacacacacacacaatacacacacacacaatacacacacacacacacacacacacacacaatacacacacacacacacacacacacacactcctaatacacacacacacacacacacactacatacacacacacacacacacacacactcctaatacacacacacacacacacacacacactcctaatacacacacacacacacacacacactctaatacacacacacacacacacactctaataccacacacacacacacacacactcctaatacacacacacacacacacactcctaatacacacacacacacacacacacactcctaatacacacacacacacacacactcctaatacacacacgcacacacacacacactcctaatacacacacacacacacacacactcctaatacacacacgcacgcacgcacacatactcctaatacacacacacgcacgcacgcacacacactcctaatacacacacacacactcctaatacACTGCAGTGCCttactctcttacacacacacacacacacacacacacacatactcctaaTACACTGCAGTGCCttactctcttacacacacacgcacacacacacacactcctaatacACTGCAGTGCCttactctcttacacacacacgcacacacacacacacactcctaatacACTGCAGTGCCttactctcttacacacacacgcacacacacacgcacgcacacacacacacacacacacacacacacacacacacacatgcacacacacacacacatgcgcacacacacacacacacacacacacacacacacacacacacacacacacacacactcttcctattttctccttttttccaAAAATGGTCCAGATTCTATTTCCCCTTCAGTGCagatttttcctttttgtttttgaacCCTCTATTATGTGATTGGCTGATGTAAAGCCTGCGTATgttgtgattggctgatgtaAAGCCTGCGTGTGTTGTAATTGTCTGATGTAAAGCCTGCGTGCGTTGTTATTGGCTGacgctcctctcccctcctctcctgcagcCTATCACGACGGCGATACGACGGTGGGCGGTGGTGTCGGCGGCGGGGGCAAGTCGTCCAGTGTGATTGGCTCGGAGGTGGCGCTGTTTGCCGGGATCGCGTCGGGCAGCGTGATCTTCATCATCGTCATCGTcatgctggtgctgctgctgctgaagtaCCGGCGACGCCACCGCAAGCACTCGCCTCAGCACGCCGCTGCCCACGCGCTGTCACTCAGCTCTCTGGCCACGCCCAAGCGCTCCGCCCACGGGCCCGGCGTTGCCGGCGGCAACAACAACGGCTCCGAGCCCAGCGACATCATCATCCCGCTGCGCACGGCCGACAGCGTCTTCTGCCCGCACTACGAGAAGGTCAGCGGCGACTACGGTCACCCCGTCTACATCGTGCAGGAGATGCCACCACAGAGTCCTGCCAACATCTACTACAAGGTCTGAgggacctccacacacactcggatacacacacacacacacaccgggcgAAGCGCgtgccacctctctctcctggacaggcaataccccacacacacacacactgccttcttacacacactcacctcaatcctgccccacacacacacgcacacacacacacacgtgtgtgtgggcGCGAGGGGAGTGGGCAGGAGGACTTGGATTTGAATTGTGAACCTTTTCCCttcgaccacacacacacacacacacacacacacacacacacacacacacacacacacacagacacgccctgtgtgtgttagtgaaatACCTCTCCtcgggacacagacacacacactcccacaccctCACCTGCTCTCCTTGACCCGTGTTCCTTACGTGCACTTTTGAgggtcttgagtgtgtgtgtgtgtgtgtgtgtgtgtgtgtgtgagagagagagggagagagagagagagggagagccagCTGTAGAAATGGAAGCTTggtccctccacctcccctgccAAAGGAGAGATGAGAACAGAGCCTCAGCTGATTGGACAGAGACACAGGAAGTGGACTCAGCTGATTGGACAGACACAGGAAGTGGACTCAGCTGATTGGACAGAGACACAGGAAGTGGACTCAGCTGATTGGACGTTGAAAGAGTTGAGGACACAGGAAGAGGATTTCCTGTCCATTGCAAAGGATTATGGGAACTATGTGGTGGACTGATTGAACATGGCCCCATAGTCACCGCACGCCGTGCACTCTGGGTAATTTCACCTCACCAACCATCATTCCATGCATCTGTTTACGTTTTGTGGGACTTCCTGTTTCGACAGCCGTGACTTGAAGACAATGTTTTGATTTTCCTATGTTGTCATAGTAACTCACCTCTCATTCAGTCATCCCCGTGTTTGTCGATAGGTTGTCATAGAAACCACTTtgaactgttgtttttttttgctccatGTGCACTAAggtggatgcacacacacactctcacacacacacacacacacacacacacacacccccactcacacacatacacaaagccaggatggaggagtgagaggagtAATGGAAACTGGCGAGTTATCAGCGACGTTCTGAGTCACTGCTGCCCTGTTGCACCCTGGGAATGTGGAGGACCCACACAAACTCTTCAGCAGCACTTTTACTAAacggcctccacacacacacacacacacacacacacacaccctgctaaACGCAGCTCTGTTGGTCGAACAGGTGAAGACAGGGCTGAACAGGTGATCTCTGATCCAccttaaagcacacacacacatacacacacacacactcataatgtcttttactctattttattttattggtttgtaattattattatttgatataAAAACACATTTGTCTACATGTGGATGCTTCACTTGCTGTTGATTCTAGACCTGAGGAGGGGCAGGGCTTTTATTTATGATGGACTCTGGTGCAGCGGcagagaacaacacacacacacacacacacacacacacacacattcagaggggcagacacacacacacacacacacacatacacacacacacacattcagagggGTGGGGAGGAAGATGCCAGTTATGCCAGGAATCCtatttagcagacacacacacatacacacacacacacactcactctgcccaAGGGTCCAGATGATGTATACAAATAACTGCCTGTCAGACATCGCAAAGAGAGAACAAAGCAACACAAATACAACATatgccccctctctttctctctctctcacacacacacacacacacacacaaatatagcatattccccctctctctctctctctctctctcacacacaacacacacacacacaaatacagcatatgcccctctctctctctctctcacacaaaaacacacacacacacacacaaatacagcatatgccccctctctctctctctcacacacacacacacacaaatacagcatatgccccctctcttttctctctctctctctctctctctcacacacacacacacactctttccgcATGGTAGCAGTACCCAGCCTATCCCTCAGTCCTGTAGCATTTCCCAGAGTTAGGACGGGAAAACCTCCACATCCAGATCACTCCCACTGACCTGTCCCCTGAAACTTCTCGGTTttccgtgtgtgagtgtgtgtgtgtgtgtgtacgttatttttgtattttttccccagtcccacacacacacacacagagattctaATTCACCACTTCAAGTAGACGACAGCAATGGCTGTCCATTGCCATGGTCACCCATCAATCACCCATGACCATCATCCTCATTGGCTGACTGGCGGAAAATGGGAGTGTCAGACTGAAGGCCACGCCCTGTGTGGCTAGACGTTCCGGCCTCACTAGAGGCCGTGGAAATCCACAAATAtgcaatttttatttatttttataatgacaaacaaataaaagacctaatgaaataaaacacACTAATGGAAATTGTTCTTAGCCACTGAGGAAAAACCAACAACATGGAACAACAGACAagccttcatacacacacacacacacacactcacaacacacaatacacaacacacacacacaatagacaacacacacaaaacaccacacaagcCTGTCAGGAACCAACAACTCAACATCCCAacaagcagtcacacacacacacaatacacaacacacgcacacacacactcacaagcctGTCAGGAACcaacaactcactcacacacacacacagcccaaatgGACATCCCAACAAGCAGTCCCAGTCAACAGATGAAAGCAGGTCGTAGGCAGAACTCAGAGGAACTGCGTCCAGCCCAgagacacctgcacacacacacacacacacacactgcggatTATTATTCTGTATGAAAGTGTTTTTCCAACCAGTGTGTTATAGTCTTAACTGTGAAAGCAATGACAGATACATAAAAGATATGTCACACACTTGTGAACAAAAACATGGAAACGCCCGTATGCTCTGAGTCCAAACtgtcatgctcacacacactctctctctcacacacacactgtttagtcTGTAGTCCTATGGTGGACGCACTATGACAATCTTATTAGTTTCTTTGAATCTGAAGTGCTTCTCCCAGGCCGGACAACGTTTACACCACGCACAGCTAAGCATAGCATCTTAGCATAGCACTGCTACTGTTAGCATAGCCTTGCTAATATTAGTCTAATGCTACCGCACTTAGTGTAGCATTGCTAATTTTAGCACTGCGCTACAATGTTTGGTATAGTGCTGCTAACCGCTAGCTGTAGCTCTGCTAGCTGTATGTAGCTCTGCTAGCCACAGCGTAGCGCAGCTAACCGTAGCGCTGTGTGTAGTTGAGGGGTGTTAGTGTGGACGTTGGGGACGCGATGGGGCAAGCAGCTTCAGGCTACTGTAGAATGCCTTGCTGGACGTTAGTGTGTACGTTGGGGACGCGATGGGGGAAGTAGAATGCCTTGCTGGTCTGGTCACCTTGCGTAATGTGCACTTGTATTCTGCACCGCTCTACGTTGTGAGAGTGTAAATATGTCACGTTTGTATGGAGTCTCTGGAGCCCAGGTCGTTCTAATAGCCTTATCCACCTTTATAAGaaataactgaaaaaaaaaaaaaaaaatagaaacactaAGATACGTGTCGGCAAGACAAGCGTTACTACTTTT carries:
- the efnb2a gene encoding ephrin-B2a produces the protein MGESWWMCYFGVLFIAFKVNLSRAIVLDSIYWNTTNTKFVPGQGLVLYPQIGDKMDIVCPRVDGGVGEGIEYYKIYLVTREQLDRCYITKTDTPLLNCVKPDQDVKFTLKFQEFSPNLWGLEFFRGKDYYIISTSNGTMEGINNQEGGVCKTKFMKIIMKVGQSPLDPPDTAPPKEPTYPKPPESGGKDTKSNEVIDKPAYHDGDTTVGGGVGGGGKSSSVIGSEVALFAGIASGSVIFIIVIVMLVLLLLKYRRRHRKHSPQHAAAHALSLSSLATPKRSAHGPGVAGGNNNGSEPSDIIIPLRTADSVFCPHYEKVSGDYGHPVYIVQEMPPQSPANIYYKV